TAGGTCAAGGTCATAGCTTCactccaaaacaaaaaatactgcCCTAAAAGAACATTCTCAATGGGAAGGCTGTTCTGAACTTACAAATGGGTCCATGTTGCATTTGAAAGTCAGAACAACACCAAGGCTCAAGAGCATGTTGCAACTCTGATTCGCATTCATTCGTGCAGGGAAAgggctttttattttacagaacagGACGTCTTGGGAATTATCTTTTCATAAGGATCTGGTGTCTGTAGTCCCCAACCTATTTCAGCCTCAGCACCCGAAATCCATCCTTAAGGTCTCTAATAATTAGAAAGACTTCTTTTTTAGAGGTGTTGGACTCTACAGCTCCCTTtaagaattctttttttccacacCATAATATTTTACTATAAATATTCATAAGGGAACTTTGTGCATGAAGAGAAGCACTAACAAAAAAGTAATTTGCCATTGTTGCCACTAGAGGATTAAACAAGAGTGAAACTGCATACTACTAGTGCTCCTCCCAAAGGCTATTCCTTTCAAAGTATGCATACATAGTATAACACAAAACTAACTGTATCATTTAAACTTAAAAATTTAATTCCAGTAGACTTGTGAGTCTACTGGAGAAATGAAAGGAAGTTGAAGCTCTGTAAACAAAAGGAATACTagtttttttgtggttgttttttaaatttatttttgccCTATGGATATGCTTACACATGAAGTATAATAATAGCAGCTTAGTTTTGTGCATGCAATTTGATACATATAGTTTCACATTTTCTAACATCCTGATTTTATAAATTAGAGACAAACCTTTCTTTGGGAACACCTTTCACTAAGGTCTGTACTATAGAGGCCTGGTTGAAGTCCCTTGGGATTGTTACATGCAATTAACTGTTGATACTGTGGTTGTAGAATGTCAAGACAGATGTTGAAAAACTGCTGAAGAACCAGTTGATtgtattaatattttcattaaatactATAAGCAGTTTTATAACTTTTGCAAACTCATGAACACCTAAATTATTCCAAAACAAATGCTATAGAGTCTTTCGTGTTTAACCATTCGAGAGAGAAAATAGAAGTAGTTTTCAAAATCATGAGACCCCTTGGTTTTTTGCATCTGTCTGCCTGATATAGCTTGAAAACTTGGAAAGACCCAAAGTCAGTTCTGTGTTACCTCTCATTacagtttgttttccttcaccGAGGAAAGTCTTTGTGATTTTATTGACACCAACTCTTTCCATGAACCTGACAGGGTGGCACCTTGCTCCCTGAAAGACTTTCCCATCATTTACTGTGCTCTGAATTTCAGAAGTTTTGCACTGCACTTGGAATGAAGCCAAAGATGTCTTATATGTTAAGTAGCCATAGTCCCTGGATCCCTTTTGCATATAATGTAGCCCAAAGCAGGGCCTTAGAAGGAATTTTGTAGCAACTACACCCCTGGCCTCCTAATGTCTGGAACTTGTCCCACATGACCTTCCCACTTGGCCTAGCATCATGGAGGGCATCAGCCTAAGTAGACAAAGGCACTTTGGGGTATGACAACAGAGTCTGAGTTTTGGCAGAAGACCAGTGTCAGATATCAGAGGGTATCAGATGGGCAAGGAATCCAGCAGTGAAGACCAGGCACTAAAGACAAAAGACCTCTATGTCTTATAAGGAAGGAAGCAACTAGAGGCCAAATTGGAGAAGACATTAGAAGAAGACATTTGAAGACCAAGAAACTCAATAAGCAGGAGCCAAGAGTGACTTGAGAGGCAACTGtgagaaaggaaagcagaaacagTATCAAGACTTCCTGAGACTAGGATGAGAAGCGTGAAGAAGGAACAACTGGAACTGACTATCTCGGAAGGTACAAATAAACAAAAGGCAGAACTGGGTCATTTGGATTAAGCATTGGGTCATGCAGCCAGACTAATCTGTGCTTGTCCCAGGGGTAGAGGAGGGTTTTACGCTAACCTTGCACTTGCCTGATCTTAGTTCAGCTCCTGGCACAAATCACAGATACTGATGAAATGCCTGCAGGCTCAAGGGGAATAGCAGCACATCTGCAACCATGCCTATTTTATCTCAAAAGCAGCTTGGGAGCTACACCAGCCAGGAGCTCTCTGGTTGCCAGAGGAACCTGTGGAGGCCAGACAAGCAGCCTGGgcaacacacacaaacaaattCCAGAACATTAACTAAACATGAAACCAAGTGAGCGTGACTTGGCTCATGACCTGAAGGACAGCATCACCCCACTGCCTGGCTAAACAGAAACCCATGTCTGAGGATAAGGCTGTTCTCCTGAGGAATTCTGAAGAATTTCACTTCAAGAATCATtagcaaaaacatcttaattCCTTTTAAATCCTGAGAGAGGTTGTAAAACCACAACTCCACTCTTATATTTTGAAGTGTAACAGAGATGCTATTGATTGGCCTGCCTCATAATGTTGGCATGGGACATACTTCTCCTCTGCCACCTTGGATGTGAGGGATTACAAGTTACAGTGTCTGGAAAGGAAATGCAAAAGTGTCCCTTGCCTCTATTCTTAATGGCAGCTTCTTTTGAATGTGACTTCTCCTCTTTGGGGTAATGAGTGCTTGGAACAGCTGCAAAACCAGTATAAGCCAGGAAAGCACACATGCCAGAGCCACACAAGTGCAGAAATGTGTGTAGGTAGGTGGTAAATCTATTGTGGATTCCAGCTGTTGACACTCCACATATCACTTAGAAGTGATAAACTCTGCCTGTTTAAAGATTCAATAACAGACAGCAGTAGGAACTAACTTGAATATTGTGCCTTTTGCATAAATTCTTGACTGATGCTTCAGAAAGTTCCTTTGAGCTGAATTACTATTTTGACAATACAGCTGTCAGGTAAGACACCCTCCTTGACCTCCATGCAGCCGCTCCagaggaaagaaacaaataGAAAACCCATACTTGCTCAAAACACACAGCCAAGCATTAAGTATCTCAAATACACCAGTGAGTTGCATTTACAATCTAAGGCTGGGACAAACTGATTTGGAACCAAAACTTCAAAATAAGCTGTCATTAATTAGTAATCTCTAAAGAATGGCCTCCCTCCTTGATGCCTCTCAGTATTTCCTCATCTCGCCAGGTAGCAGCAAAAACATTCCAGGTTGCATCAGCTTTGATTACCCTTAAGATGAAGAGCTTCTCCTTTGGCTAACCAGGATTACACTCTATGTGACCACTAGGACTTTGTCACTTAAGAAACATCAGCAACCCTATAAGACTTCAATGCTACACGAAAGAATATGGGCAGGAAAAGCTGTGGCAGGGTGAAGAATGATTCTTACAGAAAGTGTTTCCTCCCTTCTTTGTTTTAGGCCTTTCTGCCATTATGAGTAAACATTGACTCTTCTTAATTTATACCTGACTTCTCTTAGATTTAAGAGGAAAGAAtgataaaacaaataaatgacagaagaagaaaattttggaaggaaagaggAGGTCTAACAGACACCTTAATGAAGAGTGTGATTTATTGGAACTAGCCATTCCCACATGATGGACACGACAGCACTACCCACAGGTAGCCCAGTCAAGCTTCTTCAATTGTCAGCTCATGTTTAGCTGCCTCTTCAATGTTTTTAAGTTGACGAAGCAgccattctctttctttctttctctgttatagaagagaaaatattatttaatcAAGCTAATCCATTTAGATGCCACCtgctttcaaaaaaaaccaacatacaCAAAGGACTTATGATCCAACTTGATTTTGGCTGaagttttccatttgttttaagCAAAGAAGCTTTTAGTTTCAAAGATGGCAAGTTTTCTTGAGTTTTTAACACACTCAAGAACAATATGGTACAGAGGAAAAACCAAACTAGAATGGAACCTGATCGCTTCACTCTGACATGACAACCTTCAGAGTCTAACTCTGCTGCCTTCCTATCCTTTCTGTGGGCTTTCCACAGGCCCTTTGCTAATAATTAAAGTTTCAGAAAATTGAGTTCTTGTGCTTCACAGACAACCAACACATGCAGAACTTCTATTAATCTAAGCTTTCCCCAGGAAACCGTACATCAGTCAAAAGGACTGCTCACAAGATCCCATTTGCAATGACTGGCATTCTTTTTTATAAAGCACTACAATTTGGATTAAACAGAGAAAGGAGTAGATTATTTATTTCTCTAGTTTGAGCTGACTTGCTAGCATTAAGAAACTTTAGAATTTAAATTACTGATTTCTTCCTATTAAATATCTTCTAAataaagatatatttttaaaaatatactttcCCACTAGGGTACACAATGAGTCATACCAGCTCACAAGCTGAAGCAAATGCTAGTTTGGAAGTTTGCATGGCATTCTGTCTGTGATTAGGAATGGTGACACAGAGTCTACCAGGTTATGACCCAATTCATAAACAGATGTCCTCACAGCTAAAGTTGTGGAAATGTTCTATTAGTAAACTATTCCCACTTTACTAGAAAGATCTGTATATATTCAGCATTGGTAGAAGTTTGTGTAACTTAGCTATTGCATAACTAAAAGAAAGTTTTTACCTGAAGAGCTTTATCAATGTTCTTCTTTCTTGATTTTGGTAGCGGGGGATCTTTTATCCCTGGCATTCCAGAAACAAGCCATGAAGGTCCACTCTTGGGAGTTACTGCAGCATCCACAGATGCTCTGGTGGTAGCTTGAGTTTCTGTGTTTGGGACAACATTGTAAGCTGGCTCTTGATTTGATTCATCAGAGGCCAACACAGTGGAAAGCCTCCTTCTAGAAAATACAAGCCGAGAGGTTTGGCTTTTCTCCTTACTTAGTTCTTGCAAATCAAATGTTGTTGAAAGCCTTTTTGGGGACATATGAGGGAAGTATGCATCAACACATACTGATGATACTTGAGATAATGATCTGCTTAGATTTGGCTTTGGCACTGGAGATCCATAAACTCTCTTTGTGGCATCTTGGTCCTTGATTGACTGATTTGTCAGATCTGTAAGAGATGGAATTGTTCTTGAAAGCATTGAGTCCACTGGGGTGCTGTGTTTCACCATTCTCTTCTTCAGAGATCTTTTAACATTCAGAAAAGAATCATCTTCCTCTGACATGTTGAAATCAGGTTTACTGCCTTAAGAAAATAAGAAGATTGTGTCATTGTTCACATTGTGAGAGATGCGATggaagctgctttttggcagcaaGCTGATAAATCAAATCCAAAGTGTTCCTATTTTCTTGTCTACATTCTGTCTTTACATGGAATTTATCCTTTATGTAGATCACTGTTCAAGCATTTGGAAGAGCCATGTTGGAAACAGACCATGAGAACACAGCTGGTCACACATCCAACACTTACTCCTCTCACAGCCTTCTGCATGAGGAGGTCCAAGTATGCCAGAATTTTAAAAGATCTTTCATTAACTGCAATATCATTAAGATAGTGTTTTCTCCCTCCAAgcatataaataatatatttttgggGTTTCAGCTGCTAACTGTTCAACTGTATGTGGCTGACAACTATTAGATGATAGAGGGACTACCATAGCGTAGCAAAAAATCAAGTTCTCTaaagagatgggcagagaatTTCTGGATTCACCAATTGTCTCTTAGTCAAATTGGAATTTTATTTCCCTTAATTCCTTTAAAGGGGGCTCACAAACCTCTAATTCCCTCCTATTTACTTGACATTTGTCTTACTTCAGCTGATCCTAAGCTTcgattctaaaaaaaaaatatgttctcTGCAAGTCTATTTTCAACTGAATTTACAATGGCAAGGTTACTTTTGCTAGTAGCATTATCCCTATCCATTTGCAAACCCCCAACAAAAAGAAACACTATTTCTTACACTTACTACTTCTTGGGCAGAAAAGCCCAAGATAAAGATATCCAATTTAAGATAAACATCTCAATTAGGTAAGCAGTTAAATACTTCTAGTAATTACTGAACTCTTTGCTTTCATGAGGTAGTTCAGATATTTCATGCAGGTTGATTGCCCCATATTCTAAGCTGTATATAGATCAAGGCCTTGGAGGGGCAAGACAACAGGGATATGATGAAGCAGAGAGGTATATTTTCTGAAGTAAAAGGCATTAGCTCTCTATTCCTTGTCGGTGTTTTGCACCTGTGTAGTATCTAAGTTTTCCAGTAGAGTTTCACATCCACTTTGTGTTTCTAAACACAAAGGCAGCAAGAGACAGAGCACTGACTCGTCAATACAGCTGGAGTCAggtgttttgtggggtttttttctcgtTAGAAAGAGGGAGGAGTACTtcataataatttttctttggaTACACATTTCTTCTCTCACTTTTTAACCATGTGAGCTTGACACATAAGCAGCACTCAATCTACAGACActgcctttttcctttcttgtttaGACAGATTGACTTCTTTAATCTTTATCATAGAAGCTTACTGGCAGTAAGCTTACATGATTGAGCTTAGAAAGGGAAGAAGGAGTTTGCAGCCATTGCTCCTCCCCCAAATCTATCCTcagctatttattttaaagctttccCCTTCACCATTAAATGGTCAATTAAAAGCTATTTCTTATTCAAATTAGCTTTTAACACATGTTTCAAACCAAACCTTTTGTGGAaaacaacaattttttttctttcacattt
This genomic interval from Aphelocoma coerulescens isolate FSJ_1873_10779 chromosome 2, UR_Acoe_1.0, whole genome shotgun sequence contains the following:
- the CCDC201 gene encoding coiled-coil domain-containing protein 201 isoform X2, producing MSEEDDSFLNVKRSLKKRMVKHSTPVDSMLSRTIPSLTDLTNQSIKDQDATKRVYGSPVPKPNLSRSLSQVSSVCVDAYFPHMSPKRLSTTFDLQELKTQATTRASVDAAVTPKSGPSWLVSGMPGIKDPPLPKSRKKNIDKALQRKKEREWLLRQLKNIEEAAKHELTIEEA
- the CCDC201 gene encoding coiled-coil domain-containing protein 201 isoform X1, with the translated sequence MSEEDDSFLNVKRSLKKRMVKHSTPVDSMLSRTIPSLTDLTNQSIKDQDATKRVYGSPVPKPNLSRSLSQVSSVCVDAYFPHMSPKRLSTTFDLQELSKEKSQTSRLVFSRRRLSTVLASDESNQEPAYNVVPNTETQATTRASVDAAVTPKSGPSWLVSGMPGIKDPPLPKSRKKNIDKALQRKKEREWLLRQLKNIEEAAKHELTIEEA